DNA from Pirellulales bacterium:
CCCGCGTGGCGAGCGAGGGCTGCGCTCCGGCACGGCTGACCGAGAGGGCGGCCGCACGCGTCGCCCAGTGTGCGGCCTCGACGAGCGTGCGCCCCTCGGACAGCGCGACGCAGAGGGCGCCGCTGAAGGCGTCTCCCGCGGCCGTCGCATCGATGGCCCGCACCTGGGCCGCGGGAATGCGGAGGGGGTCGTCTTCGACCACGAGGACGCCCTCCGCGCCGAGCGTGATAATCACCGCGCGACAACCGAGCGCTTGCAACTTGCGCGCGGCCGCCAGGGCTTGCGCGGCATCGATACCTTGCTCGTCCACGAATTCGATGCCGGAAAGCGTCGCGGCTTCGACCTCGTTGGGCGTCAGCACATCGACTTGGCGCAGGAGATTCATGTCGAGGATCTCGCGCGCCGCGGGGGCCGGATTGAGCACCGTGAGCAGACCTGCTTGCCGGGCGCGTGCGAGGCCATGCGCGACCGTGTCTAGCGGCGATTCGAGACTGGCGAGCAAGACACGCGCCGAACGAAAGACCTCATCCGGCACGCGATCGACGTCGGCCGGTACGAGATTCAAGTTTGCGCCCGAGGCCACGCCGATCATGTTTTGCCCCTCCGCATCCACCAGGATCAGCGCCACGCCCGACGGTTGCGAAGGCACGGTCTTGATCAAGCGGCAATCGAGATTCTCTTGGGCGAGACGCGCGAGCGATTCACGGCCGAAGAGATCGTCTCCCACGGCGGCGATGAAGAGCACGGGTTCGCGCGCCGCGCGCGCCGCCGCCACGGCCTGATTCGCCCCTTTGCCACCACCGGCCTGATAGAACTGGCCGCCGAGCACCGTTTCGCCTGGTCGAGGAAGCCGCGCGCCGCGCAGGACGAGATCGGTATTGATCGAACCGAGGACAAGGACTGCCGGTGCTGCCATGGATTCGCCTGCGTCCGTCCGCGCGATGTGACTACTTGCCGATGCAGAAGCGAGTGAAGATGCGATCGAGGATGTCGTCGGTATACACCGTGCCGACGACCTGGCCAAGTTCTTCCAAGGCCGTGCGCAGTTCGGCGGCAATCAGCTCCTCGCCACCTTGTTGACCGACGATGTCCACGGCATGCGCGAGCGATTCTCGTGCGCGACGCAGGCTTTCGCGGCAGCGCGTGGCGGTGGCGTTGACGACATTCCCCGAGTTGGCCGCGAGCTCGTTCAGCTCGTCGGCCATGGCCCGGCGTAGCTCGGCCAGGCCGAGGCCCGTCGAGCTGCTGGTGGCGAGGATGTGCTGCCGAGGATCTTGCTTTGGAAAGGGTACGAGAGCGAGATCCGCCTTGGTCAGCACGTACAAGCGACGGACTGCCGGCGACGGGACGGCGAGTGTGGAATCGAACGACGCCAGATCGGGCGCTTCACGCGCGTCGACACAATAGATCTCTAGATCGGCCGTCGCACGTTGGGTCCGCGTGGTTTGTTGGGCGGCACGTTCGAGCTCGTCCACGGGCTCGGTCGGATCGAGTCCGGCGGTGTCGATCAAGCGGCAGCGTGCCGT
Protein-coding regions in this window:
- the rbsK gene encoding ribokinase, with the protein product MAAPAVLVLGSINTDLVLRGARLPRPGETVLGGQFYQAGGGKGANQAVAAARAAREPVLFIAAVGDDLFGRESLARLAQENLDCRLIKTVPSQPSGVALILVDAEGQNMIGVASGANLNLVPADVDRVPDEVFRSARVLLASLESPLDTVAHGLARARQAGLLTVLNPAPAAREILDMNLLRQVDVLTPNEVEAATLSGIEFVDEQGIDAAQALAAARKLQALGCRAVIITLGAEGVLVVEDDPLRIPAAQVRAIDATAAGDAFSGALCVALSEGRTLVEAAHWATRAAALSVSRAGAQPSLATRDEIEQFSP